A segment of the Bdellovibrio bacteriovorus genome:
AAAAAGTACCCGATCACGAAAGCAGACTTTGATATGAATTACTGGCCGACAGGGGCGCAGTTGAAAGCCAAGGCCGGCGAAGCCCGCGCCAAAGCGATTGGCAAAAAGACACCTTTGACGTTGGCTGAATACCTGTTTGCATATAAAGATTCTCTTTATATCCCGGCAGTAAAAGCGCAGGCGCGCGTATTGGATAAAGCACTAGGAGCAGGCACATGCACAGAAAACAAATTCTTGGAACTGTAATTGCGGTACTGATGACCGGTCTTTCTGTGACTGCGGCGCAAGCGGCCAAAGTGGACGTTTTTGCTGAGTTCAATAAAAAGATCACCAAGCTTGAAGGGGAGTTGAAGAAGGAAAAAGACGTGACCAAGCGTTACGACGTGTTCCTGAAAAACTATCGTGAGATGGGTGAACTGAGATCCAAGAATCCCCGTCAGGCGGAAGAAAAAGAAATCAACATGAGTCTTTTCATGGACTCGTTGGCATTCCTGCCAGAGAAAAAAGACTTCCAGGCGTCCAAATGCAAGGACTATAAAAAGGAAGTGAATGACATGATGAAATCCTATGCAAAGGATCAAAAAGAGCCCTTTGTTGATAAGGCTTTCAATGTCGTGGACCTGATCTGTAAGTAAGCAGATTAAAAAATCACTTAATATGGTGCCTTCAGCCCTGCTAGAGATTGAAAAACATCTCGAATCATAAGATAAAAGGGGCTGGAGGTGAGCATGAAAACGATCTGGGTCTTGTCAGCAGTATTGGTCTGCAGTCTGGACGTTCATGCCATTATCCCACCGGAAGGGCTGGGGGCCGGAGAAGTTGCCATTCGCAGCAATCGCAGTGTGCGACAGCAGGTGGAATCCTACACCGAGATGCTGGAAAAAGAAGTCGGTAAAGCCAAGAACAACAAAGAACGCTATCGCGCCATGAATCGTATCGTGAGTCAGATACGCTCTCTGCGTGACAATAGCGTTCCCCAGGGGGCGCAGGACGAGGCACACATGGATCTGATGGTGTCCGTTCTGGAATCCCTTCCGTCCGAAAAGAACTTCAAGAAAAAAGACTGCGCCAAATACGAAAACGATTTGATCAATCAGTATGAGCCCACTGCCGAAGACACTCCGACAGAACCCGCAGTTCAGCCGGGTTGGAAGGTGTTAGAATCTTTGTGTCAGTAAGCGCTATGTTTAAAACGCTGGGTATTTTGATTCTTTTCTCGGCTTCGGTGGCGTGGTCTGAAGCCAAATGGGACTCTGCGGGTGCCGACGAAGTGAAAGTCACTCTGGGGCCTCAGGTTTCCTCTTATCAAATCGACATTCAATCGCCAAATGACGGACCTGAAGCGCAGTTTATGCCGAATGTGGGCAGCAAAACTTATCTGGGAGTCAGTTACAGAAATTTGGGAGCTTCCATTGGCCTTAGCAATCCGGTGGATCCCTCCACCGTCGAACAAAAAGGCGAAAGCTCTGCTACGGATTTTCACCTGCGCTTTTACGGGAAGCGCACCTATGAATTCAGCTATCAATCTTATAAGGGCTATTATCTCGACAACACCGAAGCTATTAACGCCGGTTCGGCCCCGGTCGGGATCAAGTATCAGCGCAGTGATATCAGCACCCGCAATATCAGTTTCGTGATGCACTGGAATCTGCGTGAAGACGATTACAGCCTGGGTGTGGCCTTCGGTCAGGACGGACATCAGAAAGAAAGTGGCTGGTCGTATTTTGCCAGTGCGATGATTTCTGACAACAAGATGACGGGTGATTCACCTTTTATTCCTGCGGGGACTTCGGGGTTTGACAGGCTGGCCGACCTGCAGGAACTGGATCGTCAAATGGCGGGCTTGGGTGGAGCTGTCGGGGGCATCTGGGTTCGCGGACCATGGTATATGACGGGCTTTGCGGCATTGGGCGTGGCCTGGCAGAAGGTCTATGGAAAGTTTGCGACATCTGCCAATCTGGATGAAAGTTTCGTGGGCTATTTTTCAGATGCGAAAGTCGGCGGAGGCTACAACGGCGAACGCCACGTTGTGGATTTGCAGTTGCACTCTGATAACACGACGACGGACTTTCTGGGAGGGACGGTGGATGCCATACAAATGGAGATGCGTCTGACGTACTCTTACCGCTTCCAAAATGTGGACCTGCCTGGGTTGAATTCTCTTTCGTCGTTCCTTGATTAATTCAACGTAATCCTGTTGAGTCACGCTCTGGAAAATCCGATAGATTTTCTAAATGCGCGTTATTGTAAAATCTTGTCTCATCTTGATACTGTGGAGTCTTCTGTCGGGTTGCTCGATGGAAGCGTCTATAGTTTCGCTGGAGGAGTCGCCAGTTCCTCTGCGTTCTGTTTCTGGCAAGATGGCTATTTCTCCCTCTCGACAAATCAGCGCTCAGGATGAATCCGGTCAATACCGGGTGGAAGGCGTGGTGGGTGAAATCACCACGACGGACAAGTCCTATTCCGATGATGGAGTCTATCAGGCAGAAATCAACATACGCTTTCAAGCCATGTGAGGAACGTTATGGTGAAACAGATTCTGGCGGTTCTGGTGTTCAGTGTCCCTGTCACAACGGCTTGGGCCAGTGGGCCCAAGGGTATTCAAATATCCGGGCGTATTCTGGATGTGGCTTCGGAGTTGCCTCTGAGTGAAGGCAGTGTGGATTTCACCGTCAAAGTTCTAAGCCCTGACAACTGTCTTTTGTATCAAGAGCAACATCTGAACAAGGATCTTTCGGCTTCGGATGGCAGCTTTTCCCTGACAATTGGTTCAGGAAGTTCGCCAGTGAATGTCTATGCGACGGCCGGACAAGAACAAACACGTGAAAACATCCTGAAGGTTTTTTCCAATGACTCAGCCGTCGCCAGCGGGCTGACGTCACAGGACCAGGGATCCGAGTCCACAGTTTGTTCCGGTTCTTACACTCCCGCTGCTGGTGACATTCGTAAAGTGAAGATCGTATTTGACACGGGCACAGGCGGCCCTCGCGCCATCTTGCCTTATCATCAGATCGGCACTGTTCCTTACGCCATGGTGGCACAAGAGGCGGCCAAGGCTCGTGATGCCGACAAGCTCGGGGGAGTCGCGGCAGCAAGTTACGCAAAACTCACGGATCTGGCGACCATTCAGGCCTTTGCAAAATCCGCGCTGCCGACTTGTGCCGCGGGTGAAGTGTTGAAATCCAATGGAACCAGTTTTTCTTGTGTGACCGATACGGGCGGAGTGGTGTCAGTTGCAACCGCGGCTAGCACCGGGGTTGTGCAAGTGGGTTCGGGTTTGTCCGTGAATGGAGCTGGCGTTCTTAGTGTCGGCAGTCTGCCGATTTCCCAGATTACCGGCCTGCAGACGGCGCTGGATGATCGTCTGCAAATGAGTCTTTTGCAGCAGTGTACAAGCAGTCAGGTTTCAATATGGAATTCAGTTTCGGATACTTTTACCTGCTCCAATATCAGCGTTACGGCCAGTCAGATGTCTGACTTTAACACTGCAGTGGATGCTCGAGTCAGCGCGGCCGACACCGCCAATCCAAAATTGCCTTTGAGCGGCGGTACGATGACGGGCGATCTGAATATGGGTGGCGAAGACATTTTGGCCATCGGCCACATCACCATGAGTGCCACAAAAACTTTGTTGCTGGGGAACTTCACGCAAGCCCAGGAAGATGCGCTGGTGCTGAACGCAGGTCACAAAGGCCTTTCCTGGTACAATTCAGATTTGAAGGCGTTAAGATACTATGATGGGGCGGCAAAGCTGACGGTGGCCGCCAGCACTTCAGCCTGCACTGATGGGCAGATTTTAAAATGGAATAACACCGCGAAAACCTGGGATTGCTCGGCCGATTCCAGCGGGACGACGCCGGGAGATGCCTCCTACGCCGCAAAAGGTCTTGTGCGTTTTGATACCAGCGCGGATGTCTCGGGGATGACGGTGGCTTCTGGATTGGCCAGCGTGAACACAGGGACCGGCGCAAACCAGATTGTGAAGCTGGGGTCGGACTCAAAGTTGCCGGCTGTGGATGGTTCTGCTTTGACGAACATCAACGCCAGCAATATCGCGACAGGGACCGTGGGCACTTCCGTGTTGCCGACCATACCAGTCACGAAGGGCGGTACAGGTTTGACAGCGGGAGCTTCTGGCGGGATTCCCTATTTTAGTTCTAATACAACCATAGCATCGACCGCAGCGGGAACGGCCAATCAGGTTTTGCGTGTGCCGGCAGGTGGTGGCGCGCCAGCATTCGGCGCCATTGATTTGGCTTCTGCGGATGTTGTGGGAACTTCAGTTTTATCAATTGCAAACGGCGGTACGGGGGCTGCGACGGCGGCCAATGCCCGCACAGCTTTGGGGTTGGGAACTGCGGCTGTGGCGACAACGGGGAGTGCTTCAGGCAATGTCCCGGTCTTGGGTGTGGGCGGAATAACAGCGAATAAGATGTGTACTTCAGATGGTACCGGAACTGGCATTATCTGTAACGTGAACATCCCGGGGACAAGCACCCTGATGGGGTCTTTGACTATGCTGGGAAAGGCGGGGTGCGTGTGGGAACATGCCAATACTTCGTATGCCTCTTTTTCGAATGTGACAGCATGTAACACGGCCACGGTGACGGGACTGGCTTCGGCTCCAACGGAAGGCAAGATTCCGGGCATTCGTTTCGCAAATCTTCCCGCGGGAGATTATGAGCTGACGGTATTACTTTTTTCGATGTATCCAGTGGATGCCGGGGTTTACTGTCGTTATCGTCTTTGGGATGGCACAAACTTCTCGGGCACGGCAGGGGCCTATCAAAGTGAAATCTATCAAATGACCGGGTTGTTCTCTTATGCCACGGACCAGACGAATTTGACCTTTTATGTTCAGACGCAGACGACGACGGCCACGAAAAACTGCCGTGCCGACATTTCGGTGCCTGGACAGGATAAGATGCAAATCTATTTGAAGAAGTTATAGCTGGTTGAATACGCGGAAAAGAAAAAACCCACAGTCGGAGACTGTGGGTTTTGTTTTTGCTGCTTCAGCTGAATCGCCTGCCGGCGACTCAGCTCTGCCGGGCTGGGCCCGCTTACATCTGGCGTTGACGTTTTTCAACGGCCAAAGCTGCTTCACGCACAACTTCAGACAAAGTAGGGTGGGCGTGGAACGATCTTGCCAGATCTTCGCTGCTGCCGCCGAACTCCATGCACACGATCACTTCGTGGATCAGCTCAGACACGCTTGGACCCACCATGTGAGCGCCCAGGATTTTGTCTGTTTTCTTGTCTGCGATGATTTTCACGAAACCTTCCGTGTAGCCTTTCGCGCGCGCACGGCCGTTGGCCATGAACGGGAATTTACCCACGTTGATTTCCATGCCTTTTTCTTTCGCGAATTCTTCAGTGATACCAACAGAAGCAATTTCCGGGTGAGTATAGATCACACCTGGAACTGTGTCGTAGTTCACGTGACCTGCGCCACCAGCCAGGATTTCTGCCAAAGCCACGCCTTCTTCTTCCGCTTTGTGCGCAAGCATTGGGCCGGCAATAACGTCACCGATGGCATAAATGCCCGGCACGTTGGTTTGATAGTGTTTATCCACGATGATGCGACCCTGAGGATCTTTTTGGATACCCATTTCTTCACAGCCAACGCCCGCAGAGAATGGTTTGCGGCCTGTGGAAACAAGCACAACATCCGCTTTCATGGAAGATGCTTTACCGTCAGTCAAAGATTCATAAGTCACTTCAACGCCATCGTTGCCAACTTTAGAACCCGTCACTTTCGTGGAAAGAAGGAAGCTCATGCCTTCTTTTTCCAGGGATTTTTTAAGCACGTTCATGCAGTCCTGATCCATGGTGCCGCCCAGACGGTTGGCATATTCGATCACAGTGACTTTGGCACCCAGACGCTGCCATACAGAACCCAGCTCAAGACCGATCACACCACCACCCACAACGATCATGGATTTTGGAACCTGATCCAAAGCCAATGCGCCCGTGTTGGAAACGATACGTTTTTCATCGTATTTCAAGAAAGGCAGTTCCACAGGAACAGAACCGGTTGCGATTACGATGTTCTTGGTCGTCAGGACTTGGGTGTTGCCGTCAGCACCTTTTACTTCCACCTTGCCAGCGGCGACGATTTTACCCATGCCGTTGAATGGAGTGATTTTGTTCTTTTTGAACAAGAAGGCGATGCCTTCGGTATTTGTTTTTACAACCTTGTCCTTGCGAGCCTGCATGGTCGGAAGATCCAAATCCACTTTGGAAACTTTCACACCGTGAGCAGCCAGGTCGTGCTGAGCCGCTTGATAGTGCTCAGAACTTTCAAGCAGGGCCTTGGAAGGGATGCAACCCACATTCAGGCAGGTGCCGCCGTAAGTTTTATCTTTTTCAATCACGGCCGTTTTAAGACCCAGTTGAGCTGCACGAATGGCCCCTACGTAACCGCCGGGACCGGAACCAATAATAATTAGGTCAAATTGAGTGTCTGCCATGATTATACCTCTAGAAGCAATCTTTCAGGATCTTCGACAAGTTCTTTGATTTTAACAAGGAAGCTCACAGCCTCTTTGCCATCGATGATACGGTGATCGTAAGTCAAAGCCAGATACATCATCGGGCGGATTTCCACTTTGCCGTTGATCGCCATTGGACGATCCTGGATTTTGTGAAGGCCCAAGATAGCTGACTGCGGGAAGTTCAAAATCGGCGTGGAAAGTAAAGAACCGAACACACCACCATTGGTGATAGAGAAGGTGCCGCCACCCAGATCATTCGGAGTGATTTTACCATCACGGCCTTTTGCCGCCAGATCACGGATCGCCAGTTCAATGCCAGCCAGGGACAGTGTATCCGCGTCTTTCACGTTCGGAACCATCAAGCCCTTCTCGGTGGAAACCGCAATACCGATGTTGTAGTAGTTGTGGTATTCGATGTCTGTGCCGTTGATCCATGCGTTGACTGCAGGGAAGTCTTTCAGTGCCTCAACAACGGCTTTTACGAAGAATCCGTTGAAGCCCAGGTTCACGCCGTATTTTTCTTTGAACTTGTCTTTGTATTTAGAACGAAGCTCCATCACTTTGCCCATGTCCACTTCGTTGAAAGTGGTCAAGAGAGCTGCCGTGTTTTGCGCTTCTTTCAGTTTCTCGGAAATGCGCTTGCGGATGGTTGTCATAGGAACAAGCTTCTTAT
Coding sequences within it:
- a CDS encoding DUF4421 family protein — protein: MFKTLGILILFSASVAWSEAKWDSAGADEVKVTLGPQVSSYQIDIQSPNDGPEAQFMPNVGSKTYLGVSYRNLGASIGLSNPVDPSTVEQKGESSATDFHLRFYGKRTYEFSYQSYKGYYLDNTEAINAGSAPVGIKYQRSDISTRNISFVMHWNLREDDYSLGVAFGQDGHQKESGWSYFASAMISDNKMTGDSPFIPAGTSGFDRLADLQELDRQMAGLGGAVGGIWVRGPWYMTGFAALGVAWQKVYGKFATSANLDESFVGYFSDAKVGGGYNGERHVVDLQLHSDNTTTDFLGGTVDAIQMEMRLTYSYRFQNVDLPGLNSLSSFLD
- a CDS encoding cell wall anchor protein; its protein translation is MVKQILAVLVFSVPVTTAWASGPKGIQISGRILDVASELPLSEGSVDFTVKVLSPDNCLLYQEQHLNKDLSASDGSFSLTIGSGSSPVNVYATAGQEQTRENILKVFSNDSAVASGLTSQDQGSESTVCSGSYTPAAGDIRKVKIVFDTGTGGPRAILPYHQIGTVPYAMVAQEAAKARDADKLGGVAAASYAKLTDLATIQAFAKSALPTCAAGEVLKSNGTSFSCVTDTGGVVSVATAASTGVVQVGSGLSVNGAGVLSVGSLPISQITGLQTALDDRLQMSLLQQCTSSQVSIWNSVSDTFTCSNISVTASQMSDFNTAVDARVSAADTANPKLPLSGGTMTGDLNMGGEDILAIGHITMSATKTLLLGNFTQAQEDALVLNAGHKGLSWYNSDLKALRYYDGAAKLTVAASTSACTDGQILKWNNTAKTWDCSADSSGTTPGDASYAAKGLVRFDTSADVSGMTVASGLASVNTGTGANQIVKLGSDSKLPAVDGSALTNINASNIATGTVGTSVLPTIPVTKGGTGLTAGASGGIPYFSSNTTIASTAAGTANQVLRVPAGGGAPAFGAIDLASADVVGTSVLSIANGGTGAATAANARTALGLGTAAVATTGSASGNVPVLGVGGITANKMCTSDGTGTGIICNVNIPGTSTLMGSLTMLGKAGCVWEHANTSYASFSNVTACNTATVTGLASAPTEGKIPGIRFANLPAGDYELTVLLFSMYPVDAGVYCRYRLWDGTNFSGTAGAYQSEIYQMTGLFSYATDQTNLTFYVQTQTTTATKNCRADISVPGQDKMQIYLKKL
- the lpdA gene encoding dihydrolipoyl dehydrogenase, which encodes MADTQFDLIIIGSGPGGYVGAIRAAQLGLKTAVIEKDKTYGGTCLNVGCIPSKALLESSEHYQAAQHDLAAHGVKVSKVDLDLPTMQARKDKVVKTNTEGIAFLFKKNKITPFNGMGKIVAAGKVEVKGADGNTQVLTTKNIVIATGSVPVELPFLKYDEKRIVSNTGALALDQVPKSMIVVGGGVIGLELGSVWQRLGAKVTVIEYANRLGGTMDQDCMNVLKKSLEKEGMSFLLSTKVTGSKVGNDGVEVTYESLTDGKASSMKADVVLVSTGRKPFSAGVGCEEMGIQKDPQGRIIVDKHYQTNVPGIYAIGDVIAGPMLAHKAEEEGVALAEILAGGAGHVNYDTVPGVIYTHPEIASVGITEEFAKEKGMEINVGKFPFMANGRARAKGYTEGFVKIIADKKTDKILGAHMVGPSVSELIHEVIVCMEFGGSSEDLARSFHAHPTLSEVVREAALAVEKRQRQM
- the odhB gene encoding 2-oxoglutarate dehydrogenase complex dihydrolipoyllysine-residue succinyltransferase; amino-acid sequence: MKQEIKVPAVGESITEATIGSWTKKSGDFVKRNEVLMLLETDKASVEVVAENDGVLTINPGCEAGAVVQIGATVATLDTDAKPAAGAAAPAAEAPKAAAPVQAAPAAAGKDASAHLSPAVNRIVNEKGLDPSAIQGTGKDGRLTKGDVLDAQPAAKAAAPAPAAKAAPATVTPVASGPSKQGDKKLVPMTTIRKRISEKLKEAQNTAALLTTFNEVDMGKVMELRSKYKDKFKEKYGVNLGFNGFFVKAVVEALKDFPAVNAWINGTDIEYHNYYNIGIAVSTEKGLMVPNVKDADTLSLAGIELAIRDLAAKGRDGKITPNDLGGGTFSITNGGVFGSLLSTPILNFPQSAILGLHKIQDRPMAINGKVEIRPMMYLALTYDHRIIDGKEAVSFLVKIKELVEDPERLLLEV